The genomic window GCGTTTTCCGCAAAGCGCAGTCGGATTCGCACATGCCGGCCCTGAGCACCTCGGCGCAACGGCGGCCAACGGCCTCCCGTCGGGAAATGCCGGTGATTTCCTCCGCCGCCCGGTTGAACGAGGTAATGCGCCAGTTTTCGTCAACCGTGAACACGCCGTCCGATATGCTCTCCAGGATAATATTGGCTCCCGTTCCCAAGCCCTGATCTGTTTGTTTCACGGCAATTTAATCCGTTCCTTTAAAACATACGACCCGAACATCGCGCAATATTCAGGCAATAATAATTCTGTTGACAAAACGCGCATAAAATGAATGATACCGCAATTGCAATTGAGAATCAACTGCAATTAAACAGGCCGCCAAAGGCGGCAACTGTATTTGACCGCGGTAGGAGCCGCATCCCCCTGCGGCGATTCCGGACGACAAAACCTGCATCGCCGAACAGGGGTTCGGCTACAAAGGCAGGTTTGCGCGTATTTTTGAAATTCCTATACTTTGAATTATGACGCGCTCAAGGCATAAATATGTGGAACAACTGCGCGACGAGTGGCGCCGGCGCGGCATGCGCTGGACACCCGAGCGGGAACGCATTGTGCGCGAATTAGTTTCCTCGCAGATTCACCTGGACGCCGACCAGCTCACCGCGCGTTTGCAGCGCAAGGGACTGCGCGCCTCAAAGGCAACCGTCTACCGGACGCTTTCCCGCCTGGCACGGGCCGGAATAATCCAGGAGGTTTTCCGCTGCGGAGGAAAGGCGCGCTATGAATTCACGCAAAAACATCACGACCACCTGCTCTGCGTCGCCTGCGGCCGGGCGATTGAATTCAACGACGCTGGCATTGAAAAACGGCAGGAAGCCATCTGCCGTAAACACGGATTTCAGGCCCTGGAACACCGGATGAGCATCAAGGGACTGTGCCGGGCATGCCGGTTAAAACATTCCGGAAGGAAAAAAAACATTGGGAATTTCAATTAAAGACCTGCGTTCCGGCGAGCAGGCTGTCATTCAAGCGATTGAAGGCGGACGCGGCATTGCCTGGAGG from Kiritimatiellia bacterium includes these protein-coding regions:
- a CDS encoding Fur family transcriptional regulator — protein: MTRSRHKYVEQLRDEWRRRGMRWTPERERIVRELVSSQIHLDADQLTARLQRKGLRASKATVYRTLSRLARAGIIQEVFRCGGKARYEFTQKHHDHLLCVACGRAIEFNDAGIEKRQEAICRKHGFQALEHRMSIKGLCRACRLKHSGRKKNIGNFN